In the Pseudomonadota bacterium genome, AGGGTCGTAGCCCTTGTCGGCCAGCCATGCCCGCGCCGCGCCATCGAGCGCCAGCGTGATCTGGCGGTCAGCCAGCAACCGTTCAAGCTGGGTGATCTGGATATCGACAATGGCCCCCATCTGCGCCCGGCCAAGGCGGTGGAAGAGGATAATCTCATCCAACCGGTTGAGGAATTCCGGGCGGAACGCGGCCTTCACCTCGCCCATCACCTGCTCGCGCACGGACTCGACCGATTGTGTCTCACCCAGCGCCACCAAATGCTGCGCGCCGAGATTGCTGGTGAGCACGATGATGGTGTTGCGGAAATCCACCGTGCGGCCCTGGCCATCGGTCAGGCGGCCATCATCCAGCACTTGCAGCAGCACGTTGAACACATCCGGATGGGCCTTCTCCACCTCATCGAACAGGATCACCTGATACGGGCGACGGCGCACCGCTTCGGTCAGCGCCCCACCCTGATCATAGCCCACATAGCCCGGCGGCGCACCGATCAAGCGCGAGACTGCGTGCTTTTCCATATACTCGCTCATATCCATGCGGATCAGCGCGGTGTCATCGTTGAACATGAAGCCCGCAAGCGCCTTGGTCAGCTCGGTTTTTCCCACCCCGGTCGGCCCGAGGAACAGGAACGAGCCGATGGGGCGGCTGGGGTCCTTCAACCCTGCCCGCGCCCGGCGTACGGCAGCGGAAACGGCCTTCACCGCCTCCTCCTGCCCCACCACGCGGGTGCCGATGGCCCCTTCCATGGCGAGCAATTTCTCGCGCTCGCCCTGCAGCATTTTATCGACCGGCACGCCCGTCCAGCGGCTGACGATGGAGGCGATATCCGCCTCGCCCACCACCTCGCCGGCCGAAGCACCGCTTTGCGCGGATTCCTTCTCGGAATCGGCGAGTTTTTTCTCCAGCTCGGGAATCTGGCCATAGGTCAATTCGCCCGCCCGCGCCCAGTTACCAGCGCGCTCGGCGGTTTCCAGTTCAAGCTTCAGGGCTTCCAGCCGCTCTTTGAGGCCGCGCGCTTCGTTGAGGCGGTCTTTCTCCGCTTTCCAGCGCGCGGTGAAAATGGCGGACTCGGCATCCAGCTCCGTCAGTTCATCCTCGATGCGGCTCAGCCGCTCGCGGGAGGCCTTGTCCGACTCGCGTTTCAGTGCCTCGCGCTCGATCCGCCGCTGCATGATTTTGCGGTCGATCTCATCCAGCGCTTCGGGTTTGGAATCGACCTGCATGCGCAGGCGGCTACCTGCTTCATCGATCAGATCGATCGCTTTATCCGGCAAAAACCGGTCGGTGATATAGCGGTGCGACAATGTCGCCGCAGCCACCAGCGCCGCATCCGACAGGGTAATCCCATGATGCAGCTCGTATTTTTCCTTGAGGCCGCGCAGGATTGAAATCGTATCCTCCACCGTCGGCTCGCTCACGAACACCGCCTGGAAACGCCGCGCAAGGGCCGCATCCTTCTCGATATATTTGCGGTATTCATTCAGCGTAGTTGCGCCGACGCAATGCAGCGCACCGCGTGCCAGCGCCGGTTTCAGCAGGTTGGAGGCATCCATCGACCCTTCCGCCGCGCCCGCGCCAACAATAGTGTGCAACTCATCGACGAACAGGATCACTTCACCCGCCGCCGCGTCAATTTCGTTCAGCACCGATTTCAGTCGCTCCTCGAATTCACCGCGGAATTTGGCCCCTGCCACCAGCGCCCCAAGGTCGAGCGACAGCAGCTTTTTGCCCTTCAGCGCCTCGGGCACATCGCCTTTGACAATGCGCAAAGCGAGCCCCTCGACAATCGCCGTTTTGCCGACCCCCGGCTCACCGATCAGCACTGGGTTGTTTTTGGTGCGACGCGCCAGCACCTGAATGGTGCGGCGAATTTCCTCGTCCCGGCCGATCACCGGGTCGAGCTTGCCGCTCTCGGCCAGTGCGGTTAAATCCTTGCTGTATTTTTTGAGCGAATCGAACTGGTCTTCGGCAGTGGCGCTGGTCGCGGTGCGGCCCTTGCGCTGGTCGTTAATGGCGCTGTTGAGCCGTTGCGGCGTTACCTGCGCTTCTTTAAGGATTTTGGCGGATGGGGTATCGTTTTCCATCGCCAGCGCCTGCAGCAATCGCTCCAGCGTGACGAACTCATCGCCCGCTTTTTTGGCGATATCCTTCGCATTTTCGATCACCCGCGCGGTGTCCCCGGCCAGATACATCTGCCCACCACCGCCCTCGACCCGCGGCAATTTGCCAAGCGCCGCTTTGGTGCGTTCATCGAGCAGGGCCAGATCGGCCCCGACCGCGCCCAGCAGCACACCCATGCTCGGCTCCTCGATCAGTGCCGCGAGGATATGCTCCGGCGTGAAACGCTGGTGATTACTGCGCAGCGCCAGCGCTTGCGCGTCCTGCAGGGCCTTGCGCGATTTTTCGGTAAATTGCTCTAAGTCCATGTTCCCTCGGCGGTATTTATTTGTTATGGATGGGTATATGGGAACATACGCGCATCATTACAAGATTGTTACTTCCCTTTTCATGGCCCTGCTGATGCCGCTTGGCGCAGTGGCCCAAGAGGCTGCATTATCCCCATTAAAACTGAACGCCCGTTACAATATTGCATGGAATGGCATTACGCTTGGCCGCATCAACATCACCGCCGATGAGAGCGAGACCGCCTACTCCCTCATCGCCGATACCAAAACGCGCGGCATTGCCGTGGTTATCAGCGATGAGCGCAGCGTGGCGCTCGCCCAAGGCAGCAAACGCGGGCCGGACAGCTACATCCCCGCCCGCTACGAATCCCGCCCGCAGGAGGGCGGTGAAGCACGCACCACCCTGCTCACCTACGATGCCGATGGCAACCTCGCCAGCCGCACCCGCACGCCGGACGACGACCCCTCCTGGCGCCCGGTAGTGCCGCCCGCGCAAATCAACCGTGCCCATGACCCGATCACCGCTGCGTTTATGCTGCGCCGCACGGCCTATGCTGCCCTCGCCCGCAACCAGCAGGCCGTAAGCACCACCACCTATGACGGCGCCCGGCTAGCAGAAATGACATTTGCCCGCACCGCCAACATGCCCATGACGGTGCTGGGCAAAGAGGTCGATACGATCGACCTTGCCGTCACCCGCAAGCCGCTCAACGGCTACACGCCCAAGGAACTCAAAAAATACAAAAAAGGGGATCCCGCGATCCATCTCTATTTCACCAACGATGCGGCCTTCACCCCCGTGCGCGCCACCGCCGCCACCCCGCTTGGCGAGCTGAGCATGACGCTGGTGCGGACGAATTAACCGCGACTAGATCGGCGGCAGGATGGAGCCAGGCAGCGGGATTTCCGTGGTGTTGCTGTTGGCTTCCTTCGCACCATTATCGCTTTGCGGCTGTGGGCGGCGTGCCGGACGCGGCGCGCGCGGCTGTTGCTGTTGTTGCCGGGCCTCGGCAGCGGCAGTGTCGCCACTGGCGGAGGACTCATCGCCGCTGGTGGAGGACTCATCGCCCGAGCTGGAAGCGGAATGATGCTGCGCTGCCTGATCGTTGTTCGCGTTATCCTGATGCTGCGCCGCGTTCGGATCGTTCGGCCCGCCAGGGATGATTTGCGCTTCGCGCTGATGGGCATAACGCTCGGCCTCGATGCCCGCGATGTCCGCCAGCACGCGGGTGTAGTGATCGACATGCTGCAGGTAATATTCGACATCCACGCGGTCGCCGTTGATTTGCGCGTTGCGCGCCATGTCGCCATATTTGCCCAGCTGCTGCGTGGCGTGATGCTTCTGGCGCTGGAGGTTCTGGCTGTCATTGGCGCCGCGATTGCCACCGCCACCGCCGCCCCCACCATTGCTGCCATAGCGGCGCTGCCCGCCGCCACCGCCGCCACCACTGCGGTGCTTCATGTTGTTATTGCGGTTGTTGTTCTTGCGCATCATGTTCATACGTCCTCAGCTTTCGGTAGTTGTAGTGATTTCCAGGGCGACCACGCGGGCAATGCCCGCCAGGTCAGGGATGATATCGAGTAAGGTAAATCCGGCGGCACGGCCAAGGGCGGCGACATCCTCTGCCTGTCCCATGCCCACCTCAAACAGCAGCAGCGCATGCGGCGCCGCAAAGGGCGCAATCTGGCCGAGAATGCTGCGGTAGCAATCGAGCCCATCTGCCCCGCCATCAAGCGCGGCGTGGGGCTCGTGGTCGCGTACATCGGCAGCAAGCGTCGCGATATCTGCCAGTGGAATATAGGGCGGGTTGGCAAGGATGACATCGAACATGCCATCCAGCGCGCTGCACCAATTGCTGCGCAGCAAACGCACGCGATCCGCCAGCTTAAGGGCGTGTGCATTATGGCTCGCGACGGCCAGCGCCGCCTGTGATTGATCGACCCCGGTGCCGTGCGCCTGCGCATATTCGCGCAAGGCCGAAAGCAGCAAACAGCCCGAGCCTGTCCCCAGATCCAGCAGGCGCAGCCGCGCGCTGGTATTCGGTCGCAGGCGCAGCAATGTCTCGATGATGGTCTCACTATCGGCGCGCGGGGTCAGCACATCGCGGGTCACGCGGAAGCTGTCTTTCCAGAAATCCTTTTCGCCGATGATCTGCGACAGCGGCTCATACGCCAAGCGACGATCCAGCAAATGCTGCAATGCAACATGGTCGCGCGGTTGATCCGCATCCTTCACCAATGCTTCCGTCGTCATGCCCCAGGCATGGGCGGCAAGCAGCCGTGCCTCCAGCGCCGCAACATCGCCCGCCACAGCCGATAGCGCGGCGCGTGCATGGGTGAGCTGTGTGGCGATGGTCTGCATTATTCCTTGATCTCCGACAGTTTGCTCGCCTGATCTTCCTTGATCAGCGCATCCGCAAACGCAGCAAGCCCGCTGCCTTCAATCACATGGTCGAGGTTATAGCTCGTCATGTTGATGCGGTGATCGGTCACGCGGCCCTGCGGGAAGTTGTAGGTGCGGATGCGCTCCGAACGATCGCCCGAACCCACCTGCCCTTTACGCGCCGCGGAACGCTCCAGTTCGCGCTTCTGGTATTCCGCATCATAAATGCGCGCGCGCAGGATTTTCAATGCCTTGGCCTTGTTTTTATGCTGCGATTTTTCATCCTGGCACTGCACCGTCACGCCGGTCGGGATATGCACAATCCGCACCGCCGAATCGGTCGTGTTGACGGACTGGCCACCGGGGCCCGAGGAGCGGAACACATCGACCCGCAGGTCGTTCTCGTTGAGCTGGATATCCACTTCTTCGGCTTCCGGCAGCACCGCTACGGTTGCGGCAGACGTATGGATCCGCCCTTGCGTTTCCGTTGTCGGCACACGCTGCACGCGGTGCACGCCGGACTCGAATTTCAGTTTCTGGAACACGTTTTTGCCGCTGATCGAAGCGCTCGCATCCTTGTAACCACCGAGTGCGTTTTCCGAAAGCGAGAGCACTTCAAACCGCCAGCCCTGCAATTCCGCAAAGCGCTGATACATGCGGAACAGCTCGGCTGCAAACAGTGCCGCTTCGTCGCCGCCGGTGCCGGCACGCAATTCGAGAATCGCGTTTTTCGCATCTGCTTCATCCTTGGGCAGCAGCGCGATTTGCAGGTCTTCGGTCAGCTTCGGGATGAGCTTATCGAGCGCCGCTTTTTCCTCCAGCGCCAGCTCCTTGAGCCCGTCATCCTTACCGTTGATCATCACCTTGGCATCTTCCAGCTCCGCCGTCGCCTGACGCAGCGCCAGCGCGGTTTCGATCACGGGAGTGAGGTCGGAATATTCCTTGGAGAATTTTGCGAAATCACCGCCCTTGAGCGTATCCGGCGAGGAAATGGCATCACGCAATTCATGATGGCGTTTCACCAGCGTATCTATTTTTTTATCGAACGACATGGGCTTTCAACTTCTCTGTAAGTTGGTCACGCGGGAAGGTCTCCTGCGCGCCGGTTTTTAAATCCTTGAGGGTGACATTGCCTGCAGCGATTTCATCGTCACCAAGCATCACCGCATGGCTGGCACCGAGCTTATCCGCCCGCGCCAGGCGCTTGCCCGCTTTGCCTTTATAAGCAATCTCGACCACCAAACCACTCTGCCGCAATTGCTGCGCAAGCGCCCAGGCCGAAGCCTCCGCCGCATCGCCCAGCGGCACGATGGCGATGGGGGGGGCATCCGCCGTTGTGTCATCCACAATCGCCAGCGCCTCGCGCAGGCCCACCAGCCGCTCCACACCCGCCGCGAAGCCGATGCCTGCCGTGTCCGGCCCGCCCATCAGCTTGACGAGGCCGTCATAGCGGCCGCCGGCCAGCACCGTGCCTTGCGCGCCGAGCTTGTCGGTGGTGAATTCGAACACCGTGTGGCTGTAATAATCGAGCCCGCGAACCAAGCGGCTATTCTCTTTGAACGCAATGCCAAGCGCGTTGAGCCCGTCTTTCACCGCCGCATAAAACGCCTGCGACGCCGCGTTGAAATGGTCATGCAGCGAGGGCGCGCCCGCCACAATAGCGCGGTCACCCTCGTTTTTGGAATCGAGAATACGCAGCGGGTTTTTGGTTAAGCGCAGCTTGCTATCGTCCGAGAGTTTATCGGCATGCTGGGTCAGGTAATCCACCAGCGCCGCGCGGTAATTGGCGCGGGACTCGGCATCGCCGAGCGAATTCAGCTCCAGCGTCACCGCATCCGCAAGGCCCAGCACACGCAGCGTCTGGGCGGCAAGGGCGATGGTTTCAACA is a window encoding:
- the hisS gene encoding histidine--tRNA ligase, translated to MAQELQPVRGTHDLLAEAFARHQAVIAAAQRTARLYGFARMDTPIFEFTEVFKRTLGDTSDVVSKEMYTLMAGDESITLRPEFTAAVVRAFISNKLTQETPFKCFYAGPAFRYERPQKGRQRQFHQIGVELLGASEPTADVETIALAAQTLRVLGLADAVTLELNSLGDAESRANYRAALVDYLTQHADKLSDDSKLRLTKNPLRILDSKNEGDRAIVAGAPSLHDHFNAASQAFYAAVKDGLNALGIAFKENSRLVRGLDYYSHTVFEFTTDKLGAQGTVLAGGRYDGLVKLMGGPDTAGIGFAAGVERLVGLREALAIVDDTTADAPPIAIVPLGDAAEASAWALAQQLRQSGLVVEIAYKGKAGKRLARADKLGASHAVMLGDDEIAAGNVTLKDLKTGAQETFPRDQLTEKLKAHVVR
- a CDS encoding DUF4167 domain-containing protein, translating into MNMMRKNNNRNNNMKHRSGGGGGGGQRRYGSNGGGGGGGGNRGANDSQNLQRQKHHATQQLGKYGDMARNAQINGDRVDVEYYLQHVDHYTRVLADIAGIEAERYAHQREAQIIPGGPNDPNAAQHQDNANNDQAAQHHSASSSGDESSTSGDESSASGDTAAAEARQQQQQPRAPRPARRPQPQSDNGAKEANSNTTEIPLPGSILPPI
- the prfA gene encoding peptide chain release factor 1 is translated as MSFDKKIDTLVKRHHELRDAISSPDTLKGGDFAKFSKEYSDLTPVIETALALRQATAELEDAKVMINGKDDGLKELALEEKAALDKLIPKLTEDLQIALLPKDEADAKNAILELRAGTGGDEAALFAAELFRMYQRFAELQGWRFEVLSLSENALGGYKDASASISGKNVFQKLKFESGVHRVQRVPTTETQGRIHTSAATVAVLPEAEEVDIQLNENDLRVDVFRSSGPGGQSVNTTDSAVRIVHIPTGVTVQCQDEKSQHKNKAKALKILRARIYDAEYQKRELERSAARKGQVGSGDRSERIRTYNFPQGRVTDHRINMTSYNLDHVIEGSGLAAFADALIKEDQASKLSEIKE
- the prmC gene encoding peptide chain release factor N(5)-glutamine methyltransferase, whose amino-acid sequence is MQTIATQLTHARAALSAVAGDVAALEARLLAAHAWGMTTEALVKDADQPRDHVALQHLLDRRLAYEPLSQIIGEKDFWKDSFRVTRDVLTPRADSETIIETLLRLRPNTSARLRLLDLGTGSGCLLLSALREYAQAHGTGVDQSQAALAVASHNAHALKLADRVRLLRSNWCSALDGMFDVILANPPYIPLADIATLAADVRDHEPHAALDGGADGLDCYRSILGQIAPFAAPHALLLFEVGMGQAEDVAALGRAAGFTLLDIIPDLAGIARVVALEITTTTES
- a CDS encoding DUF3108 domain-containing protein, which produces MGTYAHHYKIVTSLFMALLMPLGAVAQEAALSPLKLNARYNIAWNGITLGRINITADESETAYSLIADTKTRGIAVVISDERSVALAQGSKRGPDSYIPARYESRPQEGGEARTTLLTYDADGNLASRTRTPDDDPSWRPVVPPAQINRAHDPITAAFMLRRTAYAALARNQQAVSTTTYDGARLAEMTFARTANMPMTVLGKEVDTIDLAVTRKPLNGYTPKELKKYKKGDPAIHLYFTNDAAFTPVRATAATPLGELSMTLVRTN
- the clpB gene encoding ATP-dependent chaperone ClpB; protein product: MDLEQFTEKSRKALQDAQALALRSNHQRFTPEHILAALIEEPSMGVLLGAVGADLALLDERTKAALGKLPRVEGGGGQMYLAGDTARVIENAKDIAKKAGDEFVTLERLLQALAMENDTPSAKILKEAQVTPQRLNSAINDQRKGRTATSATAEDQFDSLKKYSKDLTALAESGKLDPVIGRDEEIRRTIQVLARRTKNNPVLIGEPGVGKTAIVEGLALRIVKGDVPEALKGKKLLSLDLGALVAGAKFRGEFEERLKSVLNEIDAAAGEVILFVDELHTIVGAGAAEGSMDASNLLKPALARGALHCVGATTLNEYRKYIEKDAALARRFQAVFVSEPTVEDTISILRGLKEKYELHHGITLSDAALVAAATLSHRYITDRFLPDKAIDLIDEAGSRLRMQVDSKPEALDEIDRKIMQRRIEREALKRESDKASRERLSRIEDELTELDAESAIFTARWKAEKDRLNEARGLKERLEALKLELETAERAGNWARAGELTYGQIPELEKKLADSEKESAQSGASAGEVVGEADIASIVSRWTGVPVDKMLQGEREKLLAMEGAIGTRVVGQEEAVKAVSAAVRRARAGLKDPSRPIGSFLFLGPTGVGKTELTKALAGFMFNDDTALIRMDMSEYMEKHAVSRLIGAPPGYVGYDQGGALTEAVRRRPYQVILFDEVEKAHPDVFNVLLQVLDDGRLTDGQGRTVDFRNTIIVLTSNLGAQHLVALGETQSVESVREQVMGEVKAAFRPEFLNRLDEIILFHRLGRAQMGAIVDIQITQLERLLADRQITLALDGAARAWLADKGYDPIYGARPLKRVIQKQVQDRLANMILDGSIMDGAHVDISGHELGLHITAGAPLAASTEKKKPKRR